One window from the genome of Candidatus Chlamydia corallus encodes:
- a CDS encoding CNNM domain-containing protein, with translation MTDSALFWLGFNIICIVLQGFYSMMEMACVSFNRVRLQYYLTKDHKKARYINFLIRRPYRLFGTVMLGVNIALQIGSESSRNCYRALGIAPDYAPFTQIFLVVIFAELLPLTISRKIPEKLALWGAPILYYSHYIFYPLIQLIGSLTESLYYLLNIKKEKLNSTLSRDEFQKALETHHEEQDFNTIATNIFSLSATCADQVCQPLAQVTMLPSSANVKDFCRTIKNTDIDLVPVYHKARKNIIGIARPKDFVNKALDEALINNLHSPWFITAKSKLIRILKEFRDNRSSVAVVLNTSGEPVGILSLNAIFKILFNTTNIAHLKPKTISVIERTFPGNSRIKDLQKELDIQFPKYPVETLAQLVLQLLDTPAEVGTSVIINNLLLEVKEMSLSGIKTVSIKNLLS, from the coding sequence ATGACTGATTCTGCTCTCTTTTGGCTAGGATTTAACATCATCTGTATTGTCTTACAAGGGTTCTATTCCATGATGGAAATGGCCTGCGTCTCATTTAACCGTGTACGGTTACAATATTATCTGACTAAAGATCATAAGAAAGCTCGTTATATTAATTTTCTGATTCGCCGACCCTATCGCCTATTCGGGACGGTGATGCTAGGAGTAAATATCGCTCTGCAAATAGGCTCAGAATCTTCGAGAAATTGCTATCGAGCTTTAGGAATTGCTCCAGACTACGCTCCTTTTACCCAAATTTTTTTAGTCGTGATTTTTGCAGAACTTCTACCCCTAACAATATCACGAAAAATTCCTGAAAAATTAGCACTTTGGGGAGCCCCGATTCTCTATTATTCTCATTACATTTTCTACCCCCTCATTCAACTAATAGGAAGTCTTACCGAAAGCCTTTACTATCTTCTAAATATTAAAAAAGAAAAGTTGAATTCTACATTAAGTAGGGATGAGTTTCAAAAAGCTTTAGAGACTCATCATGAAGAACAAGATTTCAATACAATTGCTACAAATATTTTTTCTTTAAGTGCGACTTGTGCGGACCAGGTATGCCAACCTTTAGCACAGGTTACGATGCTTCCTTCTTCTGCAAATGTTAAAGATTTCTGTCGTACTATAAAAAATACTGATATAGACCTTGTTCCTGTTTATCATAAGGCTCGTAAAAACATTATTGGGATTGCCCGCCCTAAAGACTTTGTTAATAAAGCTCTTGATGAAGCTCTTATCAATAATCTACACTCTCCTTGGTTTATTACTGCAAAATCAAAACTCATTCGTATCCTTAAAGAGTTTCGAGACAACCGTTCGAGTGTTGCTGTTGTCCTTAATACTTCTGGTGAACCTGTAGGTATCCTTAGCTTAAATGCTATTTTCAAAATCTTATTCAATACCACAAACATTGCTCATCTAAAACCAAAGACAATCTCTGTTATTGAAAGAACATTTCCTGGCAACTCACGTATAAAAGACCTGCAAAAAGAACTCGATATTCAGTTTCCGAAGTATCCTGTAGAAACCCTAGCCCAATTGGTATTGCAACTTCTAGACACCCCTGCAGAAGTGGGAACTTCTGTAATCATTAACAACTTGCTGTTAGAAGTTAAAGAGATGTCTTTATCTGGGATAAAAACCGTCTCAATTAAAAACTTGCTTTCCTAG
- a CDS encoding hemolysin family protein, with protein MIPTVLVFLIVCFTLCSGFISLSQIALFSLPTSLISHYKRSKSKKQQRVATLLLHPHHVLITLIFCDIGLNIAVQNCFAILFGDTASWWFTVGLPLAITLILGEILPKAVALPFNTQIASSVAPLVLCVTKIFKPLLQWGITGINYVVQWILSKQQIDIIQPKELKEVLQSCKDFGVVNQEESRLLYGYLSLSDCSVKERMQPRQNILFYDIQTPLENLYLLFSKQHCSRVPVCNDNLQNLLGICTARSLLLHDKPLQSSDELLPLLKKPYYMPETISAKMALCHMAAEDETLGMIIDEYGSIEGLITQEDLFEIVAGEIVDQRDNKVLYTTSGADVIIAAGTLELREFSEIFDVNLPTNNNIATVGGWLIEQMGTIPTTGMKLTWNNLLFQVLDAAPNRVRRVYIRKLYD; from the coding sequence ATGATTCCTACAGTGTTAGTTTTCCTTATTGTTTGTTTTACCCTGTGCTCTGGATTCATTTCATTATCTCAAATTGCTCTATTTTCCTTGCCTACAAGTCTGATCTCCCACTACAAACGCTCTAAATCTAAGAAACAACAGCGAGTAGCTACCCTTCTTCTACATCCTCACCACGTGCTTATCACCTTAATTTTTTGTGATATCGGGCTCAATATTGCGGTTCAAAACTGCTTTGCTATTCTATTTGGAGATACAGCTTCGTGGTGGTTTACTGTAGGTCTCCCTTTAGCAATTACTTTAATCTTAGGAGAAATTCTCCCAAAAGCGGTAGCTCTTCCTTTTAATACACAGATTGCTAGTTCTGTCGCTCCCCTAGTTCTTTGTGTTACTAAGATCTTCAAACCTCTACTCCAATGGGGTATTACAGGAATTAACTACGTAGTCCAATGGATTTTATCGAAGCAACAGATAGATATCATTCAACCAAAAGAACTTAAGGAAGTATTGCAAAGTTGTAAGGATTTTGGCGTAGTAAACCAAGAAGAAAGTCGTTTACTCTATGGGTACCTTTCTCTTAGTGACTGTAGTGTTAAAGAACGCATGCAACCACGTCAGAATATTTTATTTTACGATATCCAAACACCTTTAGAGAACCTCTATCTTTTATTTTCTAAACAACATTGCTCACGGGTTCCTGTATGTAATGATAACCTCCAAAACCTCCTGGGCATTTGCACAGCTCGCTCTCTTCTTTTACATGACAAGCCACTACAATCTTCAGATGAGCTTCTCCCTTTGTTAAAAAAACCTTATTATATGCCAGAAACAATCTCTGCAAAAATGGCTTTGTGTCATATGGCAGCTGAAGATGAAACTCTAGGGATGATCATTGATGAATACGGCTCTATTGAAGGACTGATTACTCAAGAAGACCTCTTTGAAATTGTTGCTGGAGAAATTGTAGACCAGAGAGATAATAAAGTACTCTACACCACTTCAGGAGCTGACGTCATTATTGCCGCAGGAACCTTAGAACTCCGTGAGTTTAGTGAAATCTTCGATGTAAACCTACCAACTAACAACAATATTGCGACTGTCGGGGGGTGGTTAATAGAGCAAATGGGGACGATCCCAACAACAGGAATGAAACTGACTTGGAATAACTTGCTTTTTCAAGTACTAGATGCAGCTCCGAATCGCGTCCGCCGTGTTTACATAAGGAAATTGTATGACTGA
- the dcd gene encoding dCTP deaminase, which translates to MSIKEDTWIREKALNDGMIHPFVNGQVNVNEETGEKLISYGLSSYGYDLRLSREFKVFTNVYNSVIDPKCFTEDIFISITDDVCIVPPNSFALARSVEYFRIPRNVLTMCIGKSTYARCGIIVNVTPFEPEWEGYVTIEISNTTPLPAKIYANEGIAQVLFFESRMACEVSYADRKGKYQKQQGITVPCV; encoded by the coding sequence ATGAGCATAAAAGAAGATACGTGGATACGAGAGAAGGCACTAAATGATGGTATGATCCATCCCTTTGTTAATGGCCAAGTGAATGTAAATGAGGAAACAGGAGAAAAGCTGATAAGTTACGGCCTATCAAGTTATGGTTACGATCTCCGTTTGTCTCGGGAGTTCAAAGTTTTCACTAATGTCTATAACTCTGTTATTGATCCAAAATGTTTTACTGAGGATATCTTTATCTCTATTACTGATGACGTCTGTATTGTCCCTCCAAATTCTTTTGCTCTAGCTCGTAGCGTTGAGTATTTTCGAATACCTAGAAATGTCTTGACGATGTGTATAGGTAAGTCTACGTATGCACGATGTGGAATTATCGTGAATGTCACACCCTTTGAGCCCGAGTGGGAAGGGTATGTGACTATAGAAATTTCCAACACCACGCCATTGCCAGCAAAAATTTATGCCAATGAAGGGATTGCTCAGGTCTTATTCTTTGAGTCTCGTATGGCCTGTGAGGTTTCTTATGCCGACAGAAAAGGAAAGTATCAAAAGCAACAAGGCATCACCGTACCTTGTGTCTAA
- the ruvB gene encoding Holliday junction branch migration DNA helicase RuvB encodes MTHQAAVLHQDKKFDVSLRPRGLQEFYGQLHLKERLDLFLRAAVQRGEVPGHCLFFGPPGLGKTSLAHIVAYTVGKGLVLASGPQLIKPSDLLGLLTSLQEGDVFFIDEIHRMGKVAEEYLYSAMEDFKVDITIDSGPGARSVRVDLAPFTLVGATTRSGMLSEPLRARFAFSGRLAYYSDQDLKEIVLRSARLLGIEADSSALLEIAKRSRGTPRLANHLLRWVRDFAQMREGNCINGDVAEKALAMLLIDEWGLNEIDIKLLTTIIDYYQGGPVGIKTLSVAVGEDIKTLEDVYEPFLILKGLIKKTPRGRMVTQLAYDHLKRHAKNLPSLGEGQ; translated from the coding sequence ATGACGCATCAAGCAGCTGTCTTGCATCAGGATAAAAAATTTGATGTATCTTTAAGACCTAGAGGGCTGCAAGAGTTTTATGGACAGCTTCATTTAAAAGAACGTTTAGACTTATTCCTTCGTGCAGCAGTACAACGAGGAGAAGTCCCTGGACACTGCTTGTTTTTCGGACCGCCAGGATTAGGGAAAACCTCACTTGCTCATATTGTTGCTTACACTGTCGGTAAAGGTCTGGTCTTAGCATCAGGACCCCAATTAATCAAACCATCAGATCTATTAGGACTTTTAACTAGTTTGCAAGAAGGAGACGTGTTTTTTATTGACGAAATCCATCGCATGGGGAAAGTTGCCGAAGAATATCTGTATTCTGCGATGGAAGATTTTAAAGTCGATATTACTATAGATTCAGGGCCTGGAGCTCGCTCTGTCCGTGTTGATCTTGCTCCATTCACTTTAGTCGGAGCAACCACTCGATCAGGAATGCTAAGCGAACCTTTAAGAGCACGCTTTGCTTTTAGTGGGAGACTTGCCTACTATTCAGATCAAGATCTAAAGGAGATTGTACTCCGATCGGCACGTTTACTCGGAATAGAAGCTGACAGTTCTGCATTACTAGAAATTGCTAAGAGATCGCGAGGGACTCCGCGATTGGCAAATCATCTTCTACGTTGGGTCAGGGATTTTGCTCAGATGCGAGAAGGAAACTGTATCAATGGCGACGTAGCAGAAAAAGCTTTGGCTATGCTATTAATAGATGAGTGGGGGTTAAATGAAATTGATATCAAACTTCTCACCACAATCATTGACTACTACCAAGGCGGGCCTGTTGGAATTAAAACTTTATCGGTAGCCGTGGGAGAAGATATTAAAACTCTTGAAGATGTTTACGAGCCATTTTTAATTTTAAAAGGTTTAATCAAAAAGACCCCCAGAGGCAGAATGGTAACACAACTTGCTTACGACCATTTAAAAAGACATGCAAAGAATTTACCCAGTTTAGGAGAAGGACAGTGA